A DNA window from Schistocerca gregaria isolate iqSchGreg1 chromosome 2, iqSchGreg1.2, whole genome shotgun sequence contains the following coding sequences:
- the LOC126335245 gene encoding E3 ubiquitin-protein ligase Siah1-like: protein MFSRPTSSNRLSKISGNREITENQPVPPPRRPKPSTLNNTGGEYQCPVPAKLGTPKNAVSDAPSPLPSKPEALKDAQDETPPVQLRTGLTATASMRLQPQQRLQLARHVTISSSSGGDLKKGVLDALRCPICSQYMVPPIFMCASGHSICDTCKAKCQDVCPSCGERIETTRNLALERLAESSSSLYPCGHWERGCRQQLPSKQLRRHEAGCIFRPLLCPLACGWHGRRDHLLSHAKCAHPNRYSAVVDTSVLHIQWDLPLKASFHDYRHAVFAFGESFAYVKHFSEEKRKMYLAVQLLGDPANTSSFRYKFEMAKEKGGCYESMSRTRSVHSCDEDLDTVLQSNGCITIDFETLVYFGNGPRTFMIFKVQEKDASNGKLLVI from the coding sequence TCCTCCGAGACGACCAAAGCCTTCTACATTGAACAACACTGGAGGCGAGTATCAATGCCCCGTGCCAGCGAAGCTGGGAACACCAAAGAACGCTGTTAGCGATGCTCCATCCCCACTTCCGTCGAAGCCAGAAGCACTGAAGGATGCTCAAGACGAAACTCCACCTGTGCAACTGCGAACAGGCCTCACGGCGACAGCCTCCATGAGACTCCAGCCTCAGCAGAGACTGCAGTTGGCTCGCCATGTCACCATATCCAGCAGCTCTGGAGGCGATCTCAAGAAGGGTGTGCTCGACGCCCTCCGGTGTCCAATCTGCAGTCAGTACATGGTGCCACCCATCTTCATGTGCGCCAGTGGGCACAGCATTTGTGACACATGCAAGGCCAAGTGCCAGGATGTGTGCCCTTCCTGTGGTGAACGCATCGAGACAACTCGCAACCTGGCCCTGGAGCGTCTGGCGGAGTCTTCGTCGTCGCTGTACCCTTGTGGCCATTGGGAAAGGGGCTGCCGACAGCAGCTGCCGTCCAAACAGCTGCGACGCCACGAGGCTGGTTGCATCTTCCGGCCACTACTCTGCCCCCTAGCATGTGGCTGGCACGGCCGTCGCGACcacctgttgtcccatgcaaaatGCGCACACCCTAACCGCTACTCTGCTGTCGTGGACACTAGTGTGCTCCACATCCAGTGGGACCTACCGCTGAAAGCGTCCTTCCACGATTACCGCCACGCCGTCTTTGCGTTCGGGGAGTCCTTCGCCTACGTGAAGCACTTCAGTGAGGAGAAGCGCAAGATGTACCTGGCTGTGCAGCTCCTTGGTGATCCTGCCAACACTTCGAGTTTTAGGTACAAGTTCGAGATGGCCAAGGAGAAGGGAGGTTGTTATGAATCCATGTCTCGTACGCGCTCTGTGCACTCCTGCGATGAGGACCTTGACACTGTACTTCAGTCGAACGGCTGCATCACTATAGACTTTGAAACACTAGTCTATTTTGGGAATGGGCCACGTACCTTCATGATATTCAAGGTGCAGGAGAAGGACGCCAGCAATGGCAAATTGCTCGTGATTTAA